In a genomic window of Pelotomaculum thermopropionicum SI:
- the PaaI gene encoding Uncharacterized protein (possibly involved in aromatic compounds catabolism): protein MYKNIGEGRERETDGGLERGKLRLERDAFARYLGIVIDEIKPGYARATMKVTKELLNGTGITHGSAVFALADIAFAAASNSHGPEAVGLNVNINYLKATREGATLTAVAREENLTRRTGVYRMEVMDETGVLVAVAEGLVYRRND, encoded by the coding sequence GTGTATAAAAACATAGGGGAAGGGAGAGAGAGAGAAACGGACGGCGGTTTGGAAAGGGGCAAGTTGCGCCTGGAAAGGGATGCTTTTGCCCGGTATCTCGGCATTGTGATTGATGAAATAAAACCCGGTTATGCCCGTGCAACCATGAAGGTTACAAAAGAGCTGTTAAACGGGACCGGGATCACCCACGGAAGCGCCGTGTTCGCCCTGGCGGACATAGCATTTGCCGCTGCCAGCAATTCACACGGGCCTGAAGCAGTCGGTTTGAACGTGAATATAAATTATCTGAAAGCTACCAGAGAAGGTGCAACATTAACGGCCGTTGCCAGGGAGGAGAATTTGACAAGAAGAACGGGTGTCTACCGGATGGAAGTGATGGATGAAACCGGTGTTCTGGTGGCCGTGGCGGAGGGCCTGGTTTACCGGCGGAATGATTAA